In Gimesia benthica, a single window of DNA contains:
- a CDS encoding tetratricopeptide repeat protein — translation MASEVETEDVTKVEAALEALTAGKLQQGERLLQEVIANTPETYENEEAKEGGVAIKFWSMNEFMHYVSWMQDQGTERAVKWIGNAYPRAYYYLGFLCVKQQQYAQAVEYLDKGRSLEPENPKFLFEKAQALIHLGNKEGALALYDQVVETGPHVSQAELAMARRGRGFVLIEMGKLDDAEAAFHASLELDPESEIALSELKYIAHLRQGGPMVEDFESVETTGPDLSSCAICGKDYEQGVMITVEGRPLTICKRCERRLTKKWWQFWK, via the coding sequence GTGGCAAGTGAAGTCGAAACAGAGGACGTGACCAAAGTTGAAGCGGCTCTGGAAGCGTTGACGGCGGGTAAGCTGCAACAGGGGGAGCGGCTGCTTCAGGAGGTGATTGCCAACACGCCGGAGACCTATGAAAATGAAGAGGCAAAAGAGGGAGGAGTGGCGATCAAGTTCTGGAGCATGAATGAGTTCATGCATTATGTGAGCTGGATGCAGGACCAGGGAACGGAGCGGGCGGTGAAGTGGATCGGGAATGCCTATCCGCGGGCTTATTACTACCTGGGGTTCCTGTGTGTGAAACAGCAGCAGTATGCCCAGGCGGTAGAGTATCTCGACAAGGGCCGCAGCCTGGAGCCGGAGAATCCAAAGTTTCTGTTCGAGAAGGCGCAGGCGCTGATTCACCTGGGGAATAAAGAAGGGGCCCTCGCATTGTATGATCAGGTGGTGGAGACCGGACCGCATGTCAGTCAGGCCGAACTGGCAATGGCACGTCGCGGTCGGGGATTCGTTTTGATCGAAATGGGGAAACTGGATGATGCGGAAGCCGCCTTTCATGCTTCGCTGGAACTGGACCCCGAAAGCGAAATCGCACTCAGCGAGTTGAAGTATATCGCGCATCTGCGTCAGGGCGGACCGATGGTAGAAGACTTTGAATCGGTCGAAACGACGGGCCCCGATCTGTCGAGCTGTGCCATCTGTGGAAAAGATTATGAACAGGGAGTGATGATTACCGTAGAAGGCCGGCCGCTGACGATTTGCAAACGCTGTGAACGCCGGTTGACAAAAAAGTGGTGGCAGTTCTGGAAGTGA
- a CDS encoding class I adenylate-forming enzyme family protein, whose product MLLQSFLEQSASHHPDKVALIINQSRYTYRELEQQSNRLAHALLERGLQRGDRVAIHLDNSLEAVVAIFATIKAGGVFVMVNPTTKIDKLTYVLNNCRASVLIIPGKKRTSILENSDLLPHLKTVVTVGPVTGHPEQTDLQMPRFAEWDQLQSDFADQNTPPHIQTISIDLAALVYTSGSTGNPKGVMLTHLNMTSAARSITTYLMNVPEDIILNVLPLSFDYGLYQLLMAFRVGATLVLEKSFTYPHAVLQKIIDEKVTGFPLVPTMSAILLKMDLSKYDFSQLRYITNTGAALPTEHILTFRKRLPHLQIFSMYGLTECKRVSYLPLDQIDTRTGSVGIAMPDTEVFIVDDEGHRLPPEHVGELVVRGANVMKGYWEAPERTAERLKVGELPGEMFLYTGDLFRMDREGYLYFVGRRDDIIKSRGEKVSPKEVENVMFAHPAISEAAIVGDPDPVLGQSIRAIVTLMPGEELTEKEVLSYCRKHLEDFMVPQKVEFRDELPKSPNGKVDKKQLALP is encoded by the coding sequence TTGTTACTACAATCATTTCTGGAACAGAGCGCCAGTCATCATCCTGACAAAGTCGCCTTGATCATCAATCAGTCGCGGTACACCTACCGGGAACTGGAACAGCAGAGCAACCGGCTGGCACATGCGCTGCTGGAGCGGGGGCTGCAAAGAGGAGACCGGGTGGCCATCCATCTGGATAACTCCCTCGAAGCCGTCGTCGCGATCTTTGCGACCATCAAAGCGGGTGGTGTGTTCGTAATGGTCAATCCCACTACGAAAATCGATAAGCTGACCTACGTGCTCAACAACTGCCGGGCCAGCGTTCTGATCATCCCCGGGAAGAAACGGACCTCGATCCTCGAAAATTCCGATCTGCTGCCCCACCTGAAAACCGTGGTGACCGTGGGTCCTGTCACCGGACATCCGGAGCAGACTGATCTGCAGATGCCCCGCTTCGCAGAGTGGGATCAACTGCAGTCTGATTTCGCGGACCAGAATACCCCGCCACACATCCAGACGATCAGCATCGATCTGGCGGCCCTGGTCTACACCTCAGGCTCAACCGGAAATCCCAAGGGGGTCATGCTGACGCATTTAAACATGACTTCAGCCGCCCGTTCAATTACCACCTACCTGATGAATGTCCCCGAAGACATCATCCTCAACGTACTCCCCCTGTCATTCGATTATGGTCTCTATCAGCTGCTGATGGCATTCCGGGTCGGTGCGACACTGGTTCTTGAAAAATCGTTTACCTATCCACATGCAGTGCTGCAGAAGATCATTGATGAAAAAGTGACCGGATTTCCGCTGGTCCCGACGATGTCTGCCATTCTGCTGAAAATGGATCTCTCCAAGTATGACTTCTCGCAGCTGCGTTATATCACCAACACCGGTGCCGCGCTGCCCACAGAGCATATCCTGACATTCCGCAAACGTCTGCCTCACCTGCAGATCTTCTCGATGTATGGTCTGACCGAGTGCAAGCGGGTTTCGTATCTGCCCCTCGATCAGATCGATACCAGAACCGGTTCGGTGGGTATCGCCATGCCGGACACGGAAGTCTTCATCGTCGACGACGAAGGCCATCGCCTGCCCCCCGAACATGTCGGCGAACTGGTCGTGCGTGGTGCCAATGTCATGAAAGGTTACTGGGAAGCCCCCGAACGTACTGCCGAGCGTCTGAAAGTGGGAGAACTGCCGGGAGAAATGTTCCTGTATACCGGCGACCTGTTCCGCATGGACCGCGAAGGCTACCTGTACTTCGTAGGCCGACGAGATGACATTATTAAAAGTCGCGGTGAAAAAGTCAGTCCCAAGGAAGTGGAAAATGTCATGTTTGCCCATCCGGCAATTTCGGAAGCCGCCATCGTGGGTGATCCCGATCCGGTCCTGGGACAGTCGATCCGTGCCATCGTGACTCTGATGCCCGGAGAGGAACTGACCGAAAAAGAGGTCCTTTCCTACTGTCGCAAGCACCTGGAAGATTTCATGGTTCCACAGAAAGTGGAATTCCGTGATGAGCTTCCGAAATCCCCCAACGGCAAAGTCGATAAAAAACAGCTGGCTCTGCCCTGA
- the nadE gene encoding NAD(+) synthase, giving the protein MSTTTSTRTFSPALLDLDCAAETERIVRWMQETVRKDMRKKGAVLGLSGGIDSSVVTALCVHAFGSDRVLGIMMPEHDTKDESLIYGQLLADHYHVESLVENISPMLQGAGCYERRDAAIKKVIPEYEPHWKSKIVLPNLLQEGGYRVFSVVVQTPDGELIKKRLPLSAYQTIVAATNFKQRCRKMMEYYHADRLNYAVPGTPNRLEYDQGFFVKNGDGAADLKPIAHLYKTQVYQLAAYLNVPELIQMRPPTTDTYSLEQSQEEFFFAVSYDKLDCCLYGLNHGYSAAEVAEGIGLPAEQVALVYSDIESKRKAGRYLHMSPQLIERVAN; this is encoded by the coding sequence ATGTCGACCACAACTTCCACCCGTACTTTCAGTCCTGCTTTGTTAGATCTCGATTGTGCTGCAGAAACCGAACGCATCGTCCGCTGGATGCAGGAAACCGTCCGCAAGGATATGCGTAAAAAGGGAGCCGTTCTGGGTCTCTCCGGAGGAATCGACAGCAGCGTCGTGACCGCACTTTGTGTCCACGCCTTCGGTTCTGACCGGGTGCTGGGGATCATGATGCCCGAACACGACACAAAAGACGAAAGCCTGATCTACGGCCAGTTACTCGCCGATCATTACCATGTCGAGTCACTCGTCGAAAACATCTCCCCCATGCTGCAGGGAGCGGGCTGTTACGAACGCCGTGATGCTGCCATCAAAAAAGTCATCCCGGAATACGAACCTCACTGGAAATCCAAAATCGTGCTGCCCAACCTGCTCCAGGAAGGGGGCTATCGAGTCTTTTCCGTAGTCGTGCAGACTCCGGACGGGGAACTGATTAAGAAACGACTTCCCCTCTCGGCCTATCAGACCATTGTTGCAGCAACGAACTTTAAACAGCGCTGTCGCAAAATGATGGAATACTATCATGCAGACCGTCTGAACTACGCAGTGCCGGGCACACCGAATCGCCTCGAATACGACCAGGGCTTCTTCGTCAAAAACGGTGATGGTGCTGCCGACCTGAAACCGATCGCACACCTTTACAAGACTCAGGTCTATCAGCTGGCAGCTTACCTGAATGTTCCGGAACTGATCCAGATGCGTCCTCCGACTACCGACACCTATTCTCTGGAACAGTCCCAGGAAGAATTCTTCTTTGCCGTCTCTTACGACAAACTGGACTGCTGCCTGTATGGCTTAAACCACGGTTATTCCGCAGCCGAAGTCGCAGAAGGCATCGGACTGCCCGCCGAACAGGTCGCACTGGTTTACAGCGACATCGAATCAAAACGCAAAGCAGGTCGTTACCTGCACATGTCACCGCAATTGATCGAACGTGTCGCTAACTGA
- a CDS encoding polysaccharide deacetylase family protein encodes MSKKELLARALDWTGMNLLARNTPVWNGLVVLNYHRIGDKQNSLFDHDLWSASAEDFEQQLRFLTLNFDLIRIQDLDHIWKSPRGRYVLITFDDGYLDNYEWAFPLLRAYNSPATFFLTTGFLDERKIAWWDEISWMVRSSSQSNLKLAPWSEQEFSLEPAQQSQTIKLLLQIYKGLSGEQTEDFMTALADATGTGRCPAETADRVWMDWDMIREMSEAGMDIGGHTVNHPILANHPEETQKFEVQHCKQRIETELNQSITAFSYPVGAQNSFDHLTRNCLEESGYRWGFSYYGGYSPLGEHDPWDLPRIAIESENPASLFRSSVSFPQVFSQKKVYTNTDTDPATSAE; translated from the coding sequence ATGAGTAAAAAAGAACTGCTGGCCAGAGCGCTCGACTGGACGGGAATGAATCTGCTCGCGCGGAATACACCCGTCTGGAATGGTCTGGTTGTTCTGAATTACCATCGAATCGGAGACAAGCAGAACTCACTGTTCGACCACGATCTCTGGAGTGCATCTGCAGAAGATTTTGAACAACAGCTGCGATTCCTGACTCTGAATTTCGATCTGATACGCATTCAAGATCTGGACCATATCTGGAAAAGCCCGCGGGGACGTTACGTCCTCATCACGTTCGATGATGGATACCTCGATAATTACGAATGGGCCTTTCCCCTGCTCCGCGCCTACAATTCACCAGCCACGTTTTTCCTGACCACCGGCTTTCTGGACGAGCGCAAGATTGCCTGGTGGGACGAAATCTCCTGGATGGTGCGCAGCTCATCACAGAGTAATTTGAAACTGGCCCCCTGGAGTGAGCAGGAATTCTCTCTGGAACCTGCTCAGCAAAGCCAGACGATTAAATTACTCTTACAGATCTACAAGGGACTGTCCGGGGAACAGACAGAAGACTTCATGACTGCCCTCGCAGACGCGACCGGCACCGGTCGCTGCCCCGCAGAAACCGCAGATCGGGTCTGGATGGACTGGGACATGATCCGCGAAATGAGTGAAGCGGGCATGGATATCGGCGGGCATACCGTCAATCATCCCATCCTGGCCAATCATCCGGAAGAAACGCAGAAATTCGAAGTTCAACACTGCAAGCAGCGGATCGAAACCGAACTCAATCAGTCGATCACGGCTTTCAGTTATCCCGTGGGTGCCCAAAATTCGTTTGACCATCTCACGCGTAACTGCCTGGAGGAATCCGGTTATCGCTGGGGATTCAGCTATTACGGCGGCTACTCGCCCCTGGGTGAACACGATCCCTGGGACCTGCCGCGCATCGCGATTGAATCCGAAAATCCCGCGTCCCTGTTCCGGTCGTCAGTCTCTTTCCCCCAGGTCTTCAGCCAGAAGAAGGTGTACACTAACACAGACACCGATCCTGCAACCTCAGCCGAATAA
- a CDS encoding acyl carrier protein, with translation MNPIQSEIRNFVAENFLFGEDPESLQNDDSFLETGIIDSTGVLELVAFIEDQYHVEVDDDELVPENLDSINRLIDFIDSKLKELA, from the coding sequence ATGAATCCCATTCAATCAGAGATCCGTAACTTTGTCGCAGAAAACTTCCTGTTCGGGGAAGATCCGGAATCTTTGCAGAACGACGACTCATTCCTGGAAACAGGCATCATCGATTCCACCGGCGTGCTCGAACTGGTTGCCTTTATCGAAGACCAGTATCACGTTGAAGTCGATGACGATGAACTTGTCCCGGAAAACCTGGACTCCATCAATCGTCTGATCGATTTCATCGACTCCAAACTCAAAGAACTGGCTTAA
- the rpsD gene encoding 30S ribosomal protein S4 codes for MGRYTGPKGRVNRRLGALVFEDAGATRALDQRSMPPGMSQRRRKPSNYGLALIEKQKIKFYYGLRERQLRRYFDKAKRTKGNTGEALLILCERRLDNVVCRAGFAQTRPQARQGIVHSHFQLNGQTVNKPSIWVKPGDVITVRNRPNLKKLYGELVESGRPGCAWLSLDKKELAATVVTAPGSEDVSLPVDVGQVVALISR; via the coding sequence ATGGGTCGTTACACAGGACCAAAAGGACGGGTTAACCGCCGTTTAGGAGCTTTGGTTTTCGAAGACGCAGGTGCAACACGTGCACTGGACCAGCGGAGCATGCCGCCGGGAATGTCACAGCGTCGGCGGAAGCCCTCAAACTACGGTCTCGCATTAATCGAAAAGCAGAAGATCAAATTCTACTACGGTCTGCGTGAACGTCAGCTGCGTCGGTACTTCGACAAAGCCAAACGGACCAAAGGCAACACCGGGGAAGCTCTGCTGATCCTCTGCGAGCGTCGTCTCGACAATGTTGTCTGTCGGGCTGGATTTGCTCAGACTCGTCCGCAGGCGCGTCAGGGTATCGTTCACTCACACTTCCAGTTGAACGGCCAGACGGTTAACAAGCCTTCTATCTGGGTCAAACCAGGTGATGTCATTACCGTCCGCAACCGTCCCAACCTGAAGAAACTCTACGGCGAACTGGTTGAATCCGGTCGCCCCGGATGTGCCTGGTTGTCTCTGGACAAAAAAGAGCTGGCAGCAACCGTTGTCACAGCTCCTGGTTCAGAAGATGTCAGCCTGCCGGTTGACGTTGGTCAGGTCGTGGCGTTGATCTCTCGCTAA
- a CDS encoding SDR family oxidoreductase, whose product MGYEISGQVGLVTGANRGIGKSILEALLKAGAAKVYAAVRNPSSVSGLTDEYGDKVVPLELDLTKPETIKTAAQTASDVSLVVNNAGVLTSTTVLSPEAIESLQFEMETNVSGLIRVAQAFAPVLKANAGGALVQLNSGASLLNFPQFATYSASKAASYSVTQALRQVLKEQGTLVVSVHPGPIATDMGHEAGFEDIAEPPEVVADALVEALSSGQFHVFPDAIAKGIGDVYQDFAQNVIEAEMSEG is encoded by the coding sequence ATGGGCTATGAGATCAGTGGTCAGGTGGGACTGGTAACCGGTGCGAATCGGGGGATTGGGAAATCGATTCTGGAAGCATTGCTGAAAGCTGGTGCGGCGAAAGTCTATGCTGCGGTGCGTAATCCGTCTTCGGTTTCCGGGTTGACCGATGAATATGGGGATAAGGTGGTTCCCCTGGAGCTGGATCTGACGAAACCGGAAACGATTAAGACTGCAGCCCAGACTGCCAGTGATGTCTCGCTGGTCGTGAATAATGCGGGTGTATTAACATCGACCACGGTGCTCTCTCCCGAGGCAATTGAATCTCTCCAATTTGAGATGGAGACGAACGTGAGCGGTCTGATCCGCGTTGCGCAGGCTTTCGCGCCGGTCCTGAAAGCCAACGCGGGCGGGGCACTGGTCCAGTTAAATTCAGGGGCTTCCCTGCTTAATTTTCCCCAGTTCGCTACATACAGTGCCTCCAAAGCAGCCTCGTATTCAGTAACACAGGCGTTGAGGCAGGTGCTGAAAGAGCAGGGGACTCTCGTGGTTAGCGTGCATCCGGGGCCGATTGCCACGGACATGGGACATGAAGCGGGGTTTGAGGATATTGCAGAGCCCCCTGAAGTCGTCGCCGATGCGCTTGTGGAAGCACTGAGCTCAGGCCAGTTTCATGTCTTCCCGGACGCCATCGCGAAGGGAATCGGGGATGTCTATCAGGACTTTGCTCAAAATGTGATTGAAGCGGAGATGTCCGAAGGGTAA
- the asnB gene encoding asparagine synthase (glutamine-hydrolyzing) yields MCGIAGFIRTDRRPVEQAELKKMIATLNHRGPDASGTQVLDSVGLAHSRLSIVDLAGGLQPMQTPDGMLSVTFNGEIFNHIELRAELQQKGYQFQTHSDTEVILLMYAEYGPECVHHFNGQWAFAIHDRRKQEVFLSRDRMGIRPLVYTQTPSRFCFASEIKALFALPDVERRVDHTALNQLFTFWSPLPPRTFFAGVSELPPGHSMIVKDGNVKIWQYWNLDYSPNEDNRSLDDWADELRSLLINATQLRLRADVSVGAYLSGGLDSSITAAIIRNYTNAPLNTFSVNFNDKDFDESQFQQEMITELGTDHQTVCCSYDDIGRIFPTVIQHTEKPVLRTAPAPMFLLSKLVRESQFKVVMTGEGADEVFGGYDLFKETKIRRFWSRQPDSKIRPLLLKRLYPYMKNLQAQSPDYLKAFFKIREDELDSPFFSHLPRWDLTAKLKTFFSDDLKQELQAQDPQAEFQQQLPAQFSEWPSFCQAQYLEAINLMPGYILSSQGDRMAMGNSVEGRFPFLDYRVVEFASRVPVRFKMNGLNEKFLLKYALRDLIPDSIRQRPKQPYRSPDAHSFIDSNSQRARFAYVNELLSPECLEAHGLFQPTAVQRLVKKMEQGRAIGTRDNMALVGILSTQILVEQMINGQTVTAGKETTAPATITS; encoded by the coding sequence ATGTGTGGAATTGCGGGCTTCATCCGCACTGATCGACGCCCCGTCGAACAGGCAGAACTTAAAAAGATGATTGCGACCCTGAATCACCGCGGTCCTGATGCCTCAGGCACACAGGTCTTGGATTCAGTCGGACTCGCCCACAGTCGACTCAGCATTGTCGACCTGGCCGGTGGCCTGCAGCCCATGCAGACTCCAGATGGCATGCTCAGCGTCACATTCAACGGAGAGATTTTCAACCACATCGAACTGCGTGCCGAGCTCCAGCAGAAAGGCTACCAGTTCCAGACCCACTCTGATACAGAAGTCATCCTGCTGATGTATGCCGAATATGGTCCGGAATGCGTACATCACTTTAACGGACAGTGGGCCTTCGCAATCCATGATCGACGCAAACAGGAAGTCTTTCTGTCCCGCGACCGGATGGGAATCCGACCGCTGGTCTATACGCAGACTCCCAGTCGCTTCTGCTTTGCCTCAGAAATCAAAGCCCTGTTTGCCCTGCCGGATGTCGAACGACGCGTCGATCACACAGCATTGAACCAGCTGTTTACCTTCTGGTCTCCTCTGCCTCCCCGTACATTTTTTGCCGGTGTCTCTGAACTGCCCCCCGGTCATTCCATGATCGTGAAAGACGGTAATGTCAAAATCTGGCAATACTGGAATCTCGACTATTCACCCAACGAAGACAACCGCTCGCTGGACGACTGGGCAGACGAACTGCGGTCACTGCTGATCAACGCGACCCAGCTCCGGTTGCGGGCTGATGTGTCCGTCGGCGCCTACCTGAGCGGCGGACTCGACTCATCAATCACAGCCGCCATCATTCGCAATTACACAAACGCCCCGCTGAACACCTTCTCGGTCAACTTCAATGACAAAGATTTTGACGAAAGTCAGTTCCAGCAGGAAATGATCACCGAATTGGGCACCGACCATCAGACTGTCTGCTGCTCTTATGACGATATCGGCCGTATCTTCCCGACGGTAATTCAGCACACAGAAAAACCGGTTTTACGCACGGCACCTGCCCCTATGTTTCTCCTGTCGAAACTGGTCCGGGAAAGTCAGTTCAAGGTTGTCATGACGGGAGAGGGTGCCGACGAAGTCTTCGGCGGCTACGACCTGTTTAAAGAAACAAAAATCCGTCGCTTCTGGAGTCGGCAACCGGATTCCAAAATCCGTCCGCTGCTGCTCAAGCGTCTCTACCCTTACATGAAAAATCTGCAGGCCCAGTCCCCCGACTACCTGAAAGCGTTCTTCAAGATTCGTGAAGATGAACTCGACAGCCCCTTCTTCTCGCATCTGCCACGCTGGGACCTTACAGCCAAACTCAAAACATTCTTCAGCGATGACCTCAAACAGGAACTGCAAGCACAGGACCCACAGGCTGAGTTCCAGCAGCAGCTGCCCGCTCAGTTTTCGGAGTGGCCTTCCTTCTGTCAGGCACAGTACCTGGAAGCCATCAATCTGATGCCCGGCTACATTCTGTCTTCCCAGGGAGACCGGATGGCGATGGGCAATTCAGTCGAAGGCCGGTTCCCGTTCCTGGATTACCGGGTGGTCGAGTTCGCTTCCCGCGTTCCCGTACGATTCAAGATGAATGGTCTCAACGAAAAATTCCTGCTGAAATACGCCTTGAGAGACCTGATTCCCGACAGCATTCGCCAACGTCCCAAACAACCTTATCGTTCCCCGGACGCACACAGTTTCATCGACTCAAACAGCCAGCGGGCACGGTTTGCTTATGTCAACGAACTGCTGTCCCCGGAATGCCTGGAGGCTCATGGACTGTTCCAGCCCACCGCAGTCCAGCGCCTGGTCAAAAAGATGGAACAGGGACGCGCCATCGGCACACGAGACAACATGGCTCTGGTCGGAATCCTTTCGACCCAGATTCTGGTCGAACAGATGATCAACGGCCAGACAGTCACAGCCGGAAAAGAAACAACAGCTCCCGCCACCATTACGAGTTAA
- a CDS encoding adenylate kinase family protein, which produces MATDRRKAVLLFGAPGVGKGTQGRILGQIPGFFHLSSGDVFRSIDIESPEGQEIYKYSSRGELVPDELSIRIWKQGLDARATLSMYKPRKDILILDGIPRNVEQAKILEQHIHVLKVLHLTCSDEEEMIHRIRHRAIRENRADDANESVIRRRFEVYREESAQVLSCYPEDIVAHIDAIGSPAGVLLACLEQLVPVQDAHFRGEHTS; this is translated from the coding sequence ATGGCAACGGACCGTCGAAAAGCCGTCCTGTTGTTTGGTGCTCCTGGAGTTGGTAAAGGAACTCAGGGGAGAATTTTAGGTCAGATCCCGGGCTTTTTCCATCTCTCCAGTGGAGACGTCTTTCGCTCAATCGATATCGAGTCTCCCGAAGGTCAGGAAATTTATAAATACAGTTCACGCGGCGAACTGGTTCCTGATGAGCTCAGTATCCGCATCTGGAAACAGGGACTCGATGCCCGGGCAACCCTCTCCATGTACAAGCCTCGTAAAGACATCCTCATTCTCGACGGAATTCCCCGAAATGTGGAACAGGCGAAAATCCTGGAACAACACATCCATGTGCTCAAGGTGCTCCACTTAACCTGTAGTGACGAAGAAGAGATGATCCACCGCATCCGGCACCGCGCGATCCGCGAGAACCGGGCCGACGATGCCAACGAAAGTGTCATCCGTCGTCGCTTCGAAGTCTATCGTGAAGAATCAGCACAGGTTCTCAGCTGTTACCCAGAAGATATCGTCGCACACATTGATGCGATTGGTTCTCCTGCCGGCGTCTTACTCGCCTGCCTCGAACAGCTCGTCCCCGTGCAGGATGCTCACTTCCGGGGTGAACACACCTCCTGA
- a CDS encoding sulfatase family protein, producing MAGLNWGFSLLRTKLSNTDWVLLLCLITLLSLAPAKAQARPARQHPNFVIIFTDDQGYQDVGVFGSPNIKTPNLDQMAQEGVRFTDFYAAQAVCSASRVALLTGCYPNRVGIRGALGPQSKIGINAEETTIAEVVKPQGYATAIYGKWHLGHLPEFLPTRHGFDEYFGLPYSNDMWPFHPTAGKRFPDLPLIENETVINPKVTGKEQAQLTTWYTERAVSFINKHHDQPFFLYVPQSMPHVPLYVSDKFKGKSEQGLYGDVIMEIDWSVGQIRQALKENGIAENTLVIFTSDNGPWLSYGDHAGSALPLREGKGTAWDGGQREPCIMAWPGQIPAGTVCHEMAMTIDLLPTIAYLSGGKVPQDRIIDGKNIWPLMSGESGAKSPHDVLYFYWGDHLNAVRSGKWKLHFPHPYRSLKDKPGSGGTPGPYIQKKTGLALYNLADDISESKNVADQHPEVVKRLTALGEQAREDLGDSGTKRKGKNNRQPGRVD from the coding sequence ATGGCCGGTTTGAACTGGGGATTTTCTTTACTGCGAACGAAACTCTCAAATACCGACTGGGTCCTGCTGCTCTGCCTGATCACATTACTGAGCCTGGCGCCCGCAAAAGCACAGGCGCGGCCGGCCCGCCAGCATCCGAACTTCGTGATCATCTTCACTGACGATCAGGGCTACCAGGATGTCGGCGTCTTCGGCTCTCCGAACATTAAAACTCCCAATCTCGACCAGATGGCCCAGGAGGGAGTTCGCTTTACCGACTTCTACGCTGCCCAGGCCGTCTGTTCAGCCTCACGGGTCGCCCTGCTCACCGGCTGTTATCCCAATCGCGTCGGCATTCGCGGCGCACTGGGACCGCAGTCCAAAATCGGCATCAACGCAGAAGAAACCACAATCGCGGAAGTCGTCAAGCCACAGGGCTACGCCACCGCGATCTACGGTAAATGGCACCTGGGACATCTGCCCGAATTTCTGCCGACCCGCCACGGCTTCGACGAGTATTTCGGGCTCCCCTACTCAAATGATATGTGGCCGTTCCACCCGACAGCTGGAAAACGGTTCCCTGATCTGCCCCTGATCGAAAATGAAACCGTCATCAATCCCAAAGTCACCGGCAAAGAACAGGCTCAGCTCACGACCTGGTACACGGAACGTGCCGTCTCGTTTATCAACAAACACCATGATCAGCCTTTCTTCCTCTATGTCCCGCAGTCCATGCCTCACGTGCCCCTGTATGTCAGCGACAAGTTCAAAGGCAAATCAGAGCAGGGCCTGTATGGCGACGTGATCATGGAAATCGACTGGTCCGTCGGTCAGATCCGCCAGGCACTCAAAGAAAACGGCATCGCTGAAAACACCCTGGTGATCTTCACCTCCGATAACGGCCCCTGGCTCTCCTATGGCGACCATGCCGGTTCTGCGCTCCCCCTGCGGGAAGGTAAAGGCACCGCCTGGGATGGGGGCCAACGCGAACCCTGCATCATGGCCTGGCCCGGACAGATTCCGGCAGGCACCGTCTGTCACGAGATGGCGATGACCATCGATCTTCTGCCCACCATCGCCTACCTCTCCGGCGGCAAGGTGCCTCAAGACCGCATCATCGACGGCAAAAACATCTGGCCCCTGATGAGCGGAGAATCAGGAGCCAAATCCCCCCACGACGTGCTCTACTTCTACTGGGGCGATCACCTGAATGCAGTTCGCAGCGGTAAATGGAAGCTGCACTTCCCGCATCCTTACCGCAGTCTGAAAGACAAACCTGGCTCCGGCGGTACGCCCGGCCCCTACATCCAGAAGAAAACCGGCCTGGCCCTCTATAACCTGGCAGACGACATCAGCGAAAGCAAAAACGTCGCTGATCAGCATCCTGAAGTCGTCAAACGCCTCACCGCCCTGGGAGAACAGGCCCGCGAAGATCTCGGCGACTCCGGCACAAAACGCAAAGGCAAAAACAACCGCCAGCCCGGCCGGGTCGACTGA